Below is a window of Pochonia chlamydosporia 170 chromosome 7, whole genome shotgun sequence DNA.
aatGGCACCAAAAGCCCGGTGCCAGATTCTGCCCTTCCAGTCACCTGCTTGACCTGCAACAAATGGACCACTCACCTGCGACTGGAGCCCCCGACACCCGTCAACTGGATCAATCTTCGGCGCTACTTGAGcactcaactcaactttgACCTGCCAAGcgtcgagtctggtcaacttcCATTTTGGCTAAACCCCCACTGTGGAGCGGACCATGCGTTGGGCTGGGATTGAAGACCCCAGTTCGTATCATTTGGGCACTCTATTGATTGGTGAGAGCTTGCTAGGCCGCATTTGACTCTCCTTTTCTGCCAAATCGTCCATCACTCctcgaacattgaaccttcTTCGACATCGCAACCTTTTGTCCGGGTTGAGAGTTGCGCTCCTAAGCGTCTTACTACGCTTTTCCGTCCTTCTTCCTGTTGTTTTGCATCGCCTGTTTCTCTCTGTCAAGTCCTAACCTCTACTCGACAATCGTGGGTGCTCGAAATTTGCTTTCTGACCCTTCCCGATCCTTGTCCATCCTCAACATGGTCCGCGAATAACTTCCGTCTTTTCTCGCACGCGACTGCTTCCCACGCTCATTCCCGCCATTCCAATTCGATTTCCTCGCTATCGAAGCGCTTTATCCTGCATACGGAGTCCTGAACAAATATTTTTTGCAATACCCTACAATATATAGTACACTATAATCGTCCTACACCATGACAAGCGTCTTGAGCAAGCGCCAGCAGGCGCGCAACGAGAAGGCTCTTCAAGAACTCGTCAACAAAGTCCCCGGCAATAACTTATGCGCAGACTGCCATACGAGGAACCCAGGTTGGTGAAAACCTCTCATCCCAAATTTCCGCCCTTGGAATTCTATACTGACATCTTGCGTTTTGCAGCCTGGGCATCATGGAGTGTATGGAAGCAGTCATTTCCCTCGTGCGATCCGGCTTTTCCATTTGCTAACTAGTCCATAGTTGGGAGTTTTTCTATGCATGCGTTGTGCTGCGATACACCGAAAACTGGGCACACACATCTCCAAAGTCAAGTCGCTAAGTATGGACAGCTGGTCCAACGAACAAGTCGAGGTACGCCGCTCTGCTATCTATATCCCAAGTCTCGGCTCCAAATAACTGACAAAGGATTCCAGAACATGCGCAAAGTCGGAAACGTCGCTTCAAATCAGATATATAATCCCGCGGGCCGAAAACCACCTGTACCCATCGATGCTGACGAGGCAGACTCAGCCATGGAACGCTTTATTCGCCAAAAATACATTCATAATGTCGCCGCCGAATCTAGCAAGCCGCGCAGTCAGGGATCCGATGAAGGcacgccgccgccgttgccacCTAAGAACTCAACAAAATTCGGATTTCGATCAGCCTCATCCATATTCCCGCTTTCATCGCGTGCAAAGAAGGAGCAAAGAACCATAAGCAGCTCGAGTGCTGGTACATTGGCTTCTCCGACGCTGCCGAATAAGCCCTCCAAGTTGTTTGGAGCCACCGTGGATTATGATGGACCGGATGATACTGAAGTGAAGCTGACGAGGCTTCGGGAGATGGGGTTTCAAGATGCTCAGCGCAATGCTATTGTTCTTAAAGGAGTCAATGGCAACCTGGAACGGGCGATTGAGGCCTTGGTCCGCTTAGGAGAAGGCACAAATCAATCGCCGGCACCCGCACCACCTCCCCGAGAGCCTACACTGCGCGCAACGAAATCCATGACTCCGTTAAACTCCTCATCTGGTTCAACCGGTTTGGGCCTGAGTCTCAACGTTCCTCAGAAGCCGGTGTCTGACCGACCAACTACCTCGTCCACCACGTCTACTAACCCGTTCGACATGATGCCCCCGGCTCAACCACAAACGGCCCAATCTACCGGCACGCTG
It encodes the following:
- a CDS encoding UBA/TS-N domain-containing protein (similar to Colletotrichum fioriniae PJ7 XP_007596286.1) encodes the protein MTSVLSKRQQARNEKALQELVNKVPGNNLCADCHTRNPAWASWSLGVFLCMRCAAIHRKLGTHISKVKSLSMDSWSNEQVENMRKVGNVASNQIYNPAGRKPPVPIDADEADSAMERFIRQKYIHNVAAESSKPRSQGSDEGTPPPLPPKNSTKFGFRSASSIFPLSSRAKKEQRTISSSSAGTLASPTLPNKPSKLFGATVDYDGPDDTEVKLTRLREMGFQDAQRNAIVLKGVNGNLERAIEALVRLGEGTNQSPAPAPPPREPTLRATKSMTPLNSSSGSTGLGLSLNVPQKPVSDRPTTSSTTSTNPFDMMPPAQPQTAQSTGTLHNKNPYNGTNNPFGVPSQQVDLVSQAFQGLNVSTSDPAFFTQTNGGHTVQIPQQQYQQQPYQQYMSPSAPTSPQSYQTMNFQSSMTYPQPIPQPQQPMQTGYNPFYSQPSSPTPMQQGLTVNTAPGGFANNPFMRSPTRIASPSLGQIPEQAQSNFTQSPFLSASPQPLATSANPFFTSMQQPQPQAQAQPYAVQHPQQPYYQQPRHDKASIMALFNQPVQGIPKPVTTNTNTVTTTPSIPENQAVYTQSAPAFPVTPQQPRSVSQPIPGNTNPYMNQATAQPDPFTSSRHISRESMNLGMDMAWTNGRHSPDAFASLSARHV